In Castor canadensis chromosome 11, mCasCan1.hap1v2, whole genome shotgun sequence, a single genomic region encodes these proteins:
- the Mpo gene encoding myeloperoxidase — protein MKLLLVLAGLLPPLVIPQSSDSATPAVLEEVETSMVLTCMEEAKRLVDKAYKERRESIKQQLRSGSASPMELLSYFKQPVAATRTAVRAADYLHVALDLLKTKLQILWPRPFNVTDVLTPAQLNLLFKSSGCAYQDVGVTCPEQDKYRTITGHCNNRRSPTLGASNRAFARWLPAEYEDGFSLPYGWTPGVKRGGFPVPLARAVSNAIVRFPTEQLTPDQERSLMFMQWGQFIDHDLDFTPEPAARASFLTGLNCETSCLQQPPCFPLKIPPNDPRIKNQRDCIPFFRSCPACTGSNITIRNQINALTSFVDASGVYGSEDQVATKLRNLTNQLGLLAVNTRFQDNGRALMPFDNLHDDPCLLTNRSVQIPCFLAGDTRSSEMPELTSMHTLFVREHNRLATQLKRLNPRWNGERLYQEARKIVGAMVQIITYRDYLPLVLGPAAMRKYLPQYRAYNDSVDPRIANVFTNAFRYGHTLIQPFMFRLNNQYQPMEPNPRVPLSKVFFASWRVVLEGGIDPILRGLMATPAKLNRQNQIVVDELRERLFEQVMRIGLDLPALNMQRSRDHGLPGYNAWRRFCGLPQPSTVGELGSVLKNLDLAQKLMAQYGTPNNIDIWMGGVAEPLERNGRVGPLLACLIGTQYRKLRDGDRFWWENAGVFSTEQRQALARISLPRIICDNTGITTVSKNNIFMSNSFPRDFVSCSSLPALDLASWREA, from the exons ATgaagctgctcctggtcctagcAGGGCTCCTGCCCCCCCTGGTCATTCCCCAGTCCTCTGACAGTGCCACTCCAG CTGTCCTGGAGGAGGTGGAGACCTCGATGGTGCTGACCTGCATGGAGGAGGCCAAGCGGCTAGTGGACAAAGCCTACAAGGAGCGACGGGAAAG CATCAAGCAGCAGCTTCGAAGTGGCTCGGCCAGCCCCATGGAACTTCTATCTTACTTCAAGCAGCCCGTGGCAGCCACCAGGACAGCTGTGAGGGCCGCAGACTATCTGCACGTGGCCCTAGACCTACTCAAAACGAAGTTGCAGATCCTGTGGCCTAGGCCTTTCAATGTCACTG ATGTGCTGACACCTGCTCAGCTAAATCTGCTGTTCAAGTCAAGTGGCTGCGCCTACCAGGACGTGGGGGTTACGTGCCCTGAGCAAGACAAGTACCGCACCATCACTGGGCATTGCAACAACAG ACGCAGCCCCACCCTGGGGGCCTCCAACCGCGCCTTTGCGCGCTGGCTGCCTGCGGAGTACGAAGACGGCTTCTCACTGCCCTATGGTTGGACGCCCGGTGTCAAACGCGGCGGCTTTCCTGTGCCCCTG GCTCGTGCAGTCTCCAACGCCATCGTGCGCTTCCCCACCGAGCAGCTGACTCCAGACCAGGAGCGCTCGCTCATGTTCATGCAGTGGGGCCAGTTCATCGATCACGACCTCGACTTCACCCCGGAGCCAGCCGCCCGGGCCTCCTTCCTCACTGGCCTCAATTGCGAGACCAGTTGCCTGCAGCAGCCGCCTTGCTTTCCACTCAAG ATCCCCCCTAATGACCCCCGCATCAAGAACCAACGTGACTGTATTCCCTTCTTCCGCTCCTGCCCGGCCTGTACTGGGAGCAACATCACTATCCGGAACCAGATCAATGCGCTCACTTCTTTTGTGGATGCCAGCGGGGTATACGGCAGTGAGGACCAAGTGGCCACCAAGCTGCGCAACCTGACTAACCAGCTGGGGCTGCTGGCTGTCAACACCCGCTTCCAAGACAATGGCAGGGCTCTGATGCCCTTTGACAATCTGCATGATGACCCCTGTCTTCTCACCAACCGCTCTGTGCAAATCCCCTGCTTCCTGGCAG GGGACACCCGCTCCAGTGAGATGCCTGAGCTCACTTCCATGCACACCCTCTTTGTTCGAGAACACAACCGGCTGGCCACACAGCTCAAGCGCCTGAACCCCAGGTGGAATGGGGAGAGACTCTACCAGGAAGCCCGGAAGATTGTGGGAGCCATGGTCCAG ATCATCACATACCGAGACTACCTGCCCCTTGTGCTGGGACCAGCAGCCATGAGGAAGTACCTCCCCCAGTATCGCGCTTACAACGACTCGGTGGACCCGCGCATCGCCAATGTCTTCACCAATGCCTTCCGTTATGGCCACACCCTCATCCAACCCTTCATGTTCCGCCTGAACAATCAGTACCAGCCCATGGAGCCCAACCCCCGTGTCCCACTCAGCAAGGTGTTTTTTGCCAGCTGGAGGGTAGTGCTGGAAG GTGGCATTGACCCCATCCTCCGGGGCCTCATGGCCACCCCTGCCAAGCTGAATCGCCAGAACCAAATCGTGGTGGATGAGCTCCGGGAGCGGTTGTTTGAGCAGGTCATGAGGATTGGGCTGGACCTGCCTGCTCTGAACATGCAGCGCAGCAGGGACCACGGTCTCCCAG GGTACAATGCCTGGAGGCGTTTCTGTGGGCTCCCACAGCCCAGCACAGTGGGTGAATTGGGCTCAGTGCTAAAGAACCTGGACTTGGCACAGAAACTGATGGCGCAATATGGCACACCCAACAACATTGACATCTGGATGGGTGGTGTGGCTGAGCCCCTGGAACGTAATGGCCGTGTGGGCCCACTACTTGCCTGCCTCATTGGCACCCAGTACAGAAAGCTCCGGGATGGAGATCG